Proteins from one Candida orthopsilosis Co 90-125, chromosome 2 draft sequence genomic window:
- a CDS encoding Hmg1 HMG-CoA reductase yields the protein MLSFLQQVTGDLAKTAAHKPIHFIVVPALLASIAYLSIIDDYVPDLSSITNENGLSYYHAAGSGSKLKDWIPVSTEEMETKYQSASHITLIPLRFRRFHDSIPKVPDSIIISGNEQVLLVDSNKVESVLLNTNKIDNDGIQWKARNDHKIARFYDSLKYLIFKVQESIKKADRFDVVLIFVAYLAMWYTLIKVFYDMRQIGSKFWLAFSTLVSSTFAFLFALVVSNKILQTKVSFLSLSEGIPFLVAIIGFKHKVSIAGLISKSSTVSPDDVPNIVSQAVSSHTLSMLRDHLVVIGAMLACAAYGNHLTGLRNFCILASLILTFDLILVYTFFSAILGLKIEINRARRTDDLKDALEEDGVSSLVAARVAEQSSSIEYPNETNFFSSKDYSILSFKVAMSLGFIAFHVFWLGSSWLYNTSDAGIDFNTFGSILGAAPAITESLSSEIQIGKFGTVLTILPTRFYMPSGFLAQVEDFVYMILSKVSIAIQDRLLSKVMAFCFGVSLVTNIYFLNAARYQVSATYKLLDKEMSRPQIRASVSEPVTTTVGDIEESDEEEDTAATTTQLSLEECVKVLKEGNVKTLNNEEVTSLVVEGKLPLYALEKQLASNKRAVVVRRKAIAKLANAPVLETNRLPYAHYDYDRVFGACCENVIGYMPIPVGVAGPLIIDGKPYHIPMATTEGCLVASTMRGCKAINAGGGVETVLTKDGMTRGPCVKFPTLARAGAAKLWIDSEEGQKTIKKAFNSTSRFARLQHIQTALAGCLLFIRFRTTTGDAMGMNMISKGVEHSLKYMVEECGYEDMEIISVSGNYCSDKKPAAINWLEGRGKSIVAEATIPADVVAKVLKSDVDALVELNISKNLVGSAMAGSVGGFNAHASNLVTAVYLACGQDPAQNVESSNCITLMNKHKVTGDLQISVSMPSIEVGTIGGGTILEPQGAMLDLLGVRGPHPTNPGDNARQLAKIVASAVLAAELSLCSALAAGHLVQSHMQHNRAGASSTTANSGPKPNGKVNETDLKRLKEGSVTCIKS from the coding sequence ATGCTCAGTTTTTTACAACAGGTCACAGGAGACTTGGCAAAGACTGCAGCTCATAAACCTATTCATTTCATCGTTGTACCGGCATTGTTAGCCTCAATTGCATACTTGTCAATCATCGATGATTATGTTCCTGATTTATCCTCAATAACGAATGAGAATGGACTCAGTTATTACCATGCTGCAGGATCTGGgctgaaattgaaggattGGATACCTGTATCTACAGAAGAGATGGAAACCAAGTACCAAAGTGCAAGTCACATAACTTTAATACCATTGAGGTTTAGAAGGTTTCACGACTCGATTCCAAAAGTACCAGATTCGATTATAATTAGTGGGAATGAGCAAGTCCTTTTGGTGGATTCAAATAAAGTGGAAAGCGTTTTATTGAACACGAACAAAATAGACAACGATGGCATCCAGTGGAAGGCTAGAAACGATCACAAAATCGCTCGATTTTATGATAGTTTAAAATACTTGATTTTCAAGGTTCAAGAGTCTATAAAAAAGGCAGACAGGTTTGATGTTGTGTTGATTTTTGTGGCTTACTTAGCAATGTGGTACACTTTGATAAAAGTGTTTTACGACATGAGACAAATTGGCTCCAAATTCTGGTTAGCATTTTCGACACTAGTTTCATCAACGTTTGCATTTTTATTTGCATTGGTGGTCTCAAACAAGATTCTACAAACTAAGGTATCATTTTTGAGTCTTTCAGAAGGAATTCCATTTCTTGTTGCGATAATTGGATTCAAGCATAAGGTTTCCATTGCCGGATTGATTCTGAAGTCATCGACTGTATCTCCAGATGACGTTCCGAATATTGTTTCCCAAGCCGTGTCGTCACACACTTTGAGCATGCTCCGCGACCACTTAGTTGTCATTGGGGCAATGCTTGCATGTGCTGCGTACGGAAATCACCTTACCGGGTTGCGAAACTTTTGCATCCTTGCCTCGTTAATTTTGAcgtttgatttgattttagTCTACACTTTCTTCTCGGCAATATTAGGTTTAAAGATTGAAATCAACAGAGCTCGAAGAACAGATGATTTAAAGGATGCCTTGGAGGAGGATGGGGTCTCATCATTGGTTGCAGCAAGAGTTGCAGaacaatcatcatcaattgaataccCAAACGaaaccaatttcttttcgtCAAAAGATTACTCAATTCTTTCATTCAAGGTTGCCATGAGTTTGGGATTTATTGCATTCCATGTATTTTGGTTGGGAAGCTCATGGTTGTACAATACATCAGATGCTGgtattgatttcaatacGTTTGGTTCTATCTTGGGAGCAGCTCCAGCTATAACAGAATCTTTGTCTAGCGAGATCCAAATTGGCAAGTTTGGAACGGTGTTGACGATCTTACCAACTAGATTTTACATGCCTTCGGGATTTCTTGCTCAGGTTGAGGACTTTGTTTATATGATTTTGAGCAAAGTAAGTATCGCTATACAAGATAGATTGTTGTCCAAAGTAATGgcattttgttttgggGTATCTTTGGTTACCAATATATATTTCCTTAATGCTGCAAGATACCAAGTCAGTGCCACATACAAGTTACTTGATAAAGAAATGTCACGTCCACAGATCCGTGCGTCGGTATCTGAACCCGTTACCACTACAGTGGGTGATATCGAAGAATCggatgaagaagaggataCTGCCGCCACTACTACTCAGTTATCGCTCGAGGAGTGTGTGAAAGTGTTAAAAGAGGGTAATGtgaaaactttgaataatgaagaagttaCGTCCTTGGTAGTGGAAGGAAAACTCCCACTATATGCATTGGAGAAACAATTAGCAAGTAACAAAAGGGCGGTTGTTGTGCGTCGTAAAGCAATTGCTAAATTGGCAAATGCCCCTGTGTTGGAAACTAATCGTTTGCCTTATGCGCATTACGACTATGATAGAGTATTTGGTGCTTGCTGTGAGAATGTTATTGGTTACATGCCAATCCCTGTTGGCGTTGCGGGTCCATTGATCATTGATGGAAAGCCATACCATATTCCAATGGCAACAACTGAAGGATGTCTAGTAGCTTCTACTATGCGTGGTTGTAAAGCTATCAATGCCGGCGGTGGTGTAGAAACAGTGTTGACCAAGGATGGAATGACACGAGGCCCATGTGTTAAATTTCCAACGCTTGCTAGAGCAGGGGCTGCTAAATTATGGATTGACTCCGAGGAAGGTCagaaaacaatcaaaaaagCATTCAACTCAACTTCCAGGTTTGCTCGTTTACAGCATATCCAAACAGCTTTGGCTGGCTGTCTTTTATTTATTCGTTTCAGAACTACAACTGGTGATGCCATGGGTATGAATATGATATCAAAAGGTGTTGAGCACTCTTTGAAGTACATGGTTGAAGAATGTGGTTATGAAGATATGGAGATCATATCAGTTTCAGGAAACTATTGTTCTGATAAAAAACCTGCAGCAATTAACTGGCTTGAAGGTAGAGGTAAGTCAATCGTAGCTGAAGCCACTATACCGGCTGACGTTGTTGCCAAGGTCTTAAAATCTGATGTTGACGCCTTGGTGGAGTTGAATATAAGTAAGAATTTGGTGGGTTCAGCTATGGCTGGATCTGTTGGAGGATTCAATGCCCATgcatcaaatttggttacGGCAGTGTACCTAGCATGTGGTCAGGATCCAGCTCAGAATGTTGAGAGTTCCAACTGTATCACATTAATGAACAAGCACAAAGTCACAGGAGATTTACAGATATCGGTCAGTATGCCATCTATCGAAGTTGGTACCATTGGAGGAGGTACCATTTTGGAACCACAGGGGGCAATGTTGGACTTGTTGGGAGTACGTGGTCCACATCCAACTAATCCAGGTGACAATGCTAGGCAGTTGGCCAAAATCGTTGCTTCGGCGGTATTGGCAGCAGAACTTTCCCTTTGTTCTGCCCTTGCGGCTGGTCACTTGGTCCAGTCCCACATGCAGCATAATAGGGCGGGTGCATCAAGTACTACAGCCAACAGCGGTCCTAAACCAAATGGAAAAGTTAATGAGACAGATTTGAAGCGATTAAAGGAGGGTTCAGTCACTTGTATAAAGTCATGA
- a CDS encoding Mns1 alpha-1,2-mannosidase: protein MSLNFGINNITRGNNQSYKDKPVSKSLPLYYKDKSPFHPKHPHSKRRRKIFMLLKGFIYSLGLYLVYYLAKNHLFSSSDSSLVFNMFNSGTPSWKTAQLEVRQAMLDSWHSYEKYAWGYDVYHPIKQQGENMGPQPLGWMIVDSIDTLMIMDCKEEVDRAKKWIKDDLDYKFDYEVNNFETTIRMLGGLLSAFHLSGNDDVYLDKAVGLANSLHGAYDSPSGIPYSSVNLKTGAGIKNHMDAGASSTAEAATVQLELKYLAKLTGEVDWWEKAEMVMQVLEANKPKDGLVPIYVNTDTGKYQGNLIRLGSRGDSYYEYLLKQYLQTSEEEPIYYDLYRESVEGVRKHLVKKSYPNGLTFIGELDKGIGGPFSPKMDHLVCFYGGLLAVGATNGLTLDEAKHQKWWTEERASDFKFGEELTYTCYKMYHDVSPTGLSPEIVVFNEDTTKEQDFRIKPLDRHNLQRPETVESLFYLYRLTGDVKYRKWGYEIFQNFIKYTRVVNEHGEISFTSLSDVTSLKPDGSPKFKDNTESFWFAETLKYLYLLFDDENRIPLTEYVFNTEAHPFPKFNTNEHLKTGWRRQVDESIKPQMRENQANSGSKQKVPQAQPVDDSIEKEVESALKENPKLAKEGKEETKKKLNELVKEME from the coding sequence ATGTCTTTAAATTTCGGgatcaacaatatcacCAGAGGTAATAATCAATCATATAAAGATAAGCCAGTGTCGAAATCACTTCCGCTATACTACAAAGACAAATCACCATTTCATCCAAAACACCCACATAGTAAACGAAGGAGGAAAATTTTCATGTTATTGAAAGGTTTCATTTACTCACTAGGTTTATACCTTGTGTACTATCTAGCTAAGAATCATTTGTTTCTGTCATCGGATTCATCATTGGTGTTCAATATGTTCAATTCTGGTACCCCATCATGGAAGACCGCACAGCTAGAAGTTCGACAAGCGATGTTGGATTCTTGGCATTCGTATGAAAAGTATGCTTGGGGGTACGATGTGTACCATCCTATTAAACAACAAGGAGAGAATATGGGGCCACAGCCATTGGGCTGGatgattgttgattcaatagatacattgatgattatgGATTgtaaagaagaagttgataGAGCCAAAAAGTGGATTAAAGACGACTTGGATTACAAATTTGACTACGAGGtaaataattttgaaactacGATAAGAATGTTGGGAGGGTTGTTATCAGCATTCCATTTAAGTGGTAATGACGATGTTTATCTCGACAAGGCAGTTGGTTTGGCAAATTCTTTACATGGTGCTTATGATAGTCCATCAGGAATTCCTTACTCTTCAGTAAACTTGAAAACAGGTGCTGGTATCAAAAACCATATGGATGCCGGTGCATCTTCTACAGCTGAGGCCGCGACAGTACAATTGGAGTTGAAatatttggcaaaattgaCAGGTGAGGTGGATTGGTGGGAGAAGGCAGAAATGGTTATGCAAGTTCTTGAAGCAAACAAGCCTAAAGATGGATTGGTTCCTATCTATGTTAATACGGATACTGGTAAGTACCAAGGAAATTTGATAAGGTTGGGTAGTAGGGGCGATTCATATTATGAGTACCTTTTGAAGCAATATTTGCAAACAAGCGAGGAGGAGCCAATATATTACGATTTGTACCGTGAATCAGTTGAGGGAGTGAGGAAACATTTGGTTAAGAAGTCTTATCCGAATGGGTTGACTTTTATTGGTGAATTAGATAAGGGTATTGGTGGTCCATTTTCGCCCAAAATGGATCATTTGGTATGTTTTTATGGTGGATTGTTAGCTGTGGGTGCAACCAATGGGTTGACATTGGATGAGGCTAAACACCAAAAGTGGTGGACCGAGGAAAGAGCCCTGGATTTCAAGTTTGGAGAAGAATTGACATACACTTGTTATAAAATGTATCACGATGTTTCCCCCACCGGTTTGTCCCCagaaattgttgtattcAATGAGgacacaacaaaagaacagGATTTTAGAATAAAACCATTGGACAGACATAATTTACAAAGACCTGAAACTGTTGAATCACTATTCTATTTGTACAGGTTGACTGGGGATGTAAAGTATCGTAAATGGGGTTACGagattttccaaaactttatcaaatataCTAGAGTGGTAAATGAGCACGGAGAGATCAGTTTCACTTCCTTGAGTGACGTCACTAGCTTGAAACCAGATGGATCACCAAAATTCAAGGATAACACCGAGAGCTTTTGGTTTGCAGAAACCTTAAAGTATTTGTACTTgttatttgatgatgagaacAGGATCCCCTTAACGGAGTACGTTTTCAATACAGAGGCTCATCCTTTCCCCAAATTCAATACAAATGAGCATTTAAAAACTGGTTGGAGAAgacaagttgatgaatccATCAAACCACAAATGAGGGAGAATCAGGCTAATAGCGGATCCAAACAAAAGGTACCACAAGCGCAACCAGTTGATGACTCTATTGagaaagaagttgaaagtGCATTAAAGGAAAACCCAAAGTTGGCAAAAGAGGGTAAAGAGGAGACcaagaaaaagttgaacGAATTGGTCAAGGAGATGGAGTGA
- a CDS encoding Str2 protein (S. cerevisiae homolog STR2 has gamma-synthase activity, has role in transsulfuration and localizes to cytoplasm, nucleus): protein MPSQEVGVPIPNVPHAVSVTLPTWEATVGYEEGEEWVTSKMNSGYPRFFIHQIIQKLCRKLEAKYGREGEACLVFPSYKVAKRCRQFIKDKSEGNVHVRILQLSTSEPVNDYERLTKVGTNIGVVFFPKSFFPLAKNYWQHSGEVISSRMGEYVLKELFENDKDHYGLKGNWKQALQAQKIQSRSPSITASRASGRSSDSQVNEEVEREFNTFIEQKYGRVLDFKFAKEAKRALKRRICGKVDKENDHGLEDIERSRRGKHLIPSDVYLCPSGMASIFFAHYSLLNISEAPDVSVCFGFPYTDTLSILKKFGPGVKFLGMGDDKSLDELEKELEGGLNIMALFCECPSNPLLKTPNLKKIKELGDKFGFAIVVDETVGNFLNIHVLPYADIVASSLTKVFSGDSNVLAGSLILNPSSRYYSKLKQFFDEEYEDLFWDEDALWLERNSRDFVDRVRIIDATTEKVVDLLVKNPKIARVYYPSIGPSKKYYDEIKNENGGYGGLVSFLFHEPEDAVSFFNNVDLYKGPSLGTNFTLACPYAILAHYQELDEIAQWGVDRNLIRVSIGLEDPDELLEVFKKALE, encoded by the coding sequence ATGCCCTCGCAAGAAGTAGGAGTTCCTATACCAAATGTCCCCCATGCAGTTTCTGTAACACTACCTACTTGGGAAGCCACAGTTGGTTACGAAGAGGGCGAGGAATGGGTCACCAGTAAAATGAACTCGGGGTATCCTAGATTCtttattcatcaaattATCCAAAAATTATGCCGCAAACTCGAGGCAAAGTATGGTCGTGAGGGTGAAGCGTGTTTGGTATTTCCAAGCTACAAAGTTGCAAAGAGATGCCGTCAATTCATTAAAGATAAGTCTGAGGGCAATGTACATGTTAgaattttacaattgagCACAAGTGAACCAGTAAATGATTACGAGCGTTTGACTAAAGTGGGTACTAACATAGGTGTGGTTTTTTTcccaaaatctttttttcCATTGGCCAAGAATTATTGGCAGCATTCGGGTGAAGTTATCAGTTCTCGAATGGGAGAATATGTGTTGAAGGAATTGTTTGAGAATGACAAAGACCATTACGGTTTAAAAGGTAACTGGAAGCAAGCGTTGCAAGCGCAAAAGATTCAGTCAAGATCGCCCTCAATTACTGCTTCTCGAGCTAGCGGCCGCAGCTCTGATAGTCAAGTGAATGAAGAAGTCGAAAGGGAATTCAATACCtttattgaacaaaaatatGGACGTGTTTtggatttcaaatttgcaaAGGAAGCCAAAAGagcattgaaaagaagaatttgtGGAAAAGTCGATAAGGAAAATGACCATGGCTTGGAGGATATTGAGCGTCTGAGAAGAGGAAAGCATTTGATCCCATCGGACGTTTATTTGTGTCCGTCCGGAATGGcatcaatattttttgCACATTattcattgttgaacatATCGGAAGCACCAGATGTTTCAGTATGCTTTGGGTTCCCTTACACTGATACCTTAagcattttgaaaaaatttggaCCTGGTGTCAAGTTTTTGGGAATGGGTGACGACAAATCTTTAGACGAGTTGGAAAAGGAGTTGGAAGGTGGACTAAATATAATGGCGTTGTTTTGTGAATGCCCTTCTAATCCTTTGTTGAAGACTCccaacttgaaaaagataaagGAGTTAGGAGataaatttggttttgctATTGTTGTCGATGAAACAGTGGGGAACTTTTTAAATATTCACGTTTTGCCATATGCTGATATAGTGGCATCGTCATTGACCAAAGTTTTTTCTGGGGATTCAAATGTCTTGGCTGGCTCCCTTATTTTAAACCCTTCATCAAGATACTatctgaaattgaaacaattttttgatgaagagtaTGAGGATTTGTTTTGGGATGAGGATGCTTTGTGGTTAGAGCGTAATTCAAgagattttgttgatcgTGTTCGTATTATTGATGCAACCACTGAGAAGGTGGTGGATTTACTCGTTAAAAATCCTAAAATAGCACGGGTATACTATCCTAGTATTGGGCCTTCGAAGAAGTATtatgatgaaatcaaaaacgAAAATGGGGGTTATGGGGGCTTGgtttctttcttgtttcATGAACCCGAGGATGCTgtctctttcttcaacaatgtagATCTTTATAAAGGGCCTTCGTTGGGTACGAATTTCACGTTGGCTTGTCCTTATGCCATCCTCGCTCATTACCAGGAGTTGGATGAGATAGCTCAATGGGGTGTCGATAGAAACTTGATTAGGGTTAGTATCGGATTGGAAGATCCAgatgaattgttggagGTGTTCAAAAAGGCGTTAGAATAG
- a CDS encoding War1 predicted zinc cluster protein (involved in resistance to weak organic), producing the protein MSVISNGGASIEYSSSSPNTSTTNTQNIAGNSNITPVKNEAGLASPNENRGFEHQGSEDDDIDQDHEFHSDSSQNRQSNKRSKVTRRSIACKSCHALKVKCTPSDPSDPGKPCIRCLNANRKCEIDLNQTRKRRKKSEILEAKKREAEEKSKLEEAELSSNETPSKSNKETPKRKSVGETHSKIPSPTKSKVSSQIRQNSTIPPIPSNLNPINTQAHNPSKSISDGVNTQSNLSSPHMSKDEEIFSLKQRILTLETQLNHRNHFHRKTLSEFQSESPSEMFSPPFVSKSDLEQEITTLAESSSKLTDLTNELNNLANRRTRMLKSNTPPDVVSKGLLTLSEAERRLQLYRSRILGFLPFIDVPTDVTADTLRTEQPFLFNAVMAASNTVSSTSSETEIDHALALDNEAIRSVCDEVMVVGRKSVELVKSMLILTLYYNSPELFRQRRYHLLNNICVSLLHDLGIVARPSYSFDNNDGSLKQNPEQETGDEYKSIVLIIYFSTVSICLILRRAIYIKWTPYVEECCVALENSSELKYRKLALFARINAALEKIHHIIHSPEIGDKRVSTSQYMIQELQRQLTELRNKIDDDNHVFLSYLYSVEAYLHEPNLGNIFKPEESQLSSMAVKAISNCTNSCLSALNEYNKLTSDQIAQMPLAFSSRVMYTGGMLLRLRFLILSLPSHIEKDLVPRDAVISIQRVSNLVEQAHNQHSTNHLLKKTRLVLQLFIQTYATQVNDLLRKNGETPQNFKPTNQDAVELKRVASNFEDSRGKSALMRDESHSVPLDILSYAASYRREGNPGERPRTVPESKEDVGTSTTFAPQPVGSQVPFTSAGNTPINPVTSPPPSSIPFQPQQPQTLQPSQQIQQQSLLQHTSNGESGLASAVGPAATSLTNIYDPATQHTGLTPGNFDYRQFKIPSLSNLSGIDHAASNTFNNNGNNNHQIFNPNLANPDQLENSYSVLNDEFWSNLLSTDSTDRINFCSNNTNWNQMKDEVFFMD; encoded by the coding sequence ATGTCGGTTATAAGCAACGGTGGAGCATCGATTGAGtactcttcatcatcaccaaacacatcaactacaaacaCACAAAATATTGCAGGGAATTCCAATATCACACCAGTCAAGAATGAAGCTGGGTTAGCGTCACCAAATGAGAATAGAGGATTCGAGCATCAAGGATCTGAGGATGACGACATTGATCAAGATCATGAATTCCATTCGGATCTGTCTCAAAACCGCCAGTCCAATAAAAGATCGAAAGTGACTAGAAGATCAATTGCTTGTAAGAGTTGTCATGCTTTGAAGGTAAAGTGTACTCCGTCAGACCCTCTGGATCCAGGTAAACCTTGCATCAGATGCCTTAACGCCAATAGAAAGTGTGAAATTGATCTTAaccaaacaagaaaaagaaggaaaaaatCAGAGATCTTAGAAGCTAAGAAAAGAGAGGCTGAAGAAAAGCTGAAACTAGAAGAGGCTGAATTGAGCAGTAATGAAACTCCATCAAAGAGTAACAAAGAAACCCCCAAAAGGAAAAGTGTCGGAGAAACTCATTCAAAGATTCCTTCTCCTACAAAGTCAAAAGTTTCGTCTCAAATTCGTCAAAACTCAACCATTCCGCCAATACCAAGCAACTTGAACCCAATCAATACCCAAGCACATAACCCATCGAAATCGATAAGTGATGGTGTAAATACTCAGTCCAATTTGTCGTCACCCCATATGCTGAAAGACGAGGAGATTTTTAGCTTGAAACAGAGGATCCTTACACTAGAGacacaattgaatcataGAAACCATTTTCATAGAAAAACGCTTTCAGAATTTCAATCAGAGTCTCCATCAGAGATGTTTTCTCCACCATTTGTATCCAAATCAGATCTTGAACAAGAGATAACCACTTTGGCAGAATCCTCGTCGAAATTGACTGATTTAACGAATGAACTAAATAATTTGGCTAATAGAAGGACTAGAATGTTGAAAAGCAATACCCCACCTGATGTTGTTTCCAAAGGATTACTAACTCTCTCAGAAGCTGAGAGAAGATTACAGTTGTACAGAAGCAGAATCCTTGGATTTTTGCCCTTCATAGACGTACCAACTGATGTCACTGCAGATACTTTGCGGACCGAACAaccttttttgtttaatgcGGTGATGGCAGCTAGTAATACAGTCAGCTCCACTCTGTCTGAGACGGAAATTGACCATGCTTTGGCGTTGGACAATGAAGCAATCCGGTCTGTTTGTGACGAGGTAATGGTTGTTGGAAGAAAGTCAGTGGAGTTGGTTAAAAGTATGCTTATCTTGACTTTATATTACAACTCACCAGAGTTGTTCCGACAACGTCGATACCATTTGCTAAACAATATTTGTGTGTCACTTTTGCACGACTTGGGAATTGTGGCAAGACCTTCGTATTCATTTGACAATAACGACGGTtcattgaaacaaaatccAGAACAGGAAACAGGCGACGAGTACAAGTCAATAGTATTGATCATATATTTCAGTACCGTGAGTATATGTCTTATACTTAGAAGGGCTATATATATCAAGTGGACGCCATATGTTGAAGAGTGTTGCGTAGCGCTCGAAAATTCGTCAGAGTTAAAATACAGAAAGTTGGCACTATTTGCCAGGATAAACGCCGCTTTGGAAAAAATACATCATATCATTCACTCGCCGGAAATTGGAGATAAAAGGGTTTCCACCTCCCAATATATGATTCAAGAGTTGCAAAGGCAATTGACTGAGTTGAGGAATAAGATCGATGATGACAACCATGTGTTTTTGTCGTACTTATATTCAGTGGAGGCCTACTTACATGAGCCTAATTTGGGTAATATTTTCAAGCCAGAAGAGTCTCAACTAAGCTCGATGGCCGTCAAGGCTATATCAAACTGTACCAATTCTTGTCTTTCGGCGTTGAATGAATATAACAAGTTAACTTCAGACCAGATTGCACAAATGCCATTGGCTTTTAGCTCCAGAGTTATGTATACCGGTGGAATGTTGCTTCGGTTGCGGTTCTTAATTTTGTCCCTCCCCTCACATATCGAGAAAGATTTGGTGCCTCGTGACGCAGTTATATCCATTCAAAGAGTAAGTAATTTGGTAGAACAGGCCCATAATCAGCATTCGACAAaccatttgttgaaaaagacaaGATTGgtgttgcaattgtttattCAAACATACGCCACTCAAGTGAATGATTTACTACGCAAGAATGGTGAAACAccacaaaattttaaacCAACAAATCAAGATGCTGTAGAGCTAAAGAGGGTTGCATCAAATTTCGAAGATTCAAGGGGCAAGCTGGCTTTGATGAGAGACGAGCTGCACAGTGTTCCCTTAGATATTCTTTCGTATGCAGCATCCTACCGACGCGAAGGAAATCCAGGAGAACGCCCACGTACAGTTCCTGAGTCAAAGGAGGACGTTGGAACTTCAACCACTTTTGCTCCTCAACCCGTTGGCTCACAAGTTCCATTTACATCGGCAGGAAATACTCCAATTAACCCGGTAACTTCGCCTCCACCGTCTTCTATTCCATTCCAGCCCCAACAACCACAGACACTTCAACCTTcccaacaaattcaacaacagtcACTTTTGCAGCATACATCAAATGGTGAGTCAGGCTTAGCGTCGGCTGTTGGCCCAGCCGCCACTTCCTTGACCAATATTTATGATCCGGCGACACAACATACGGGACTTACCCCAGGAAATTTTGACTACAGACAATTTAAAATCCCACTGTTATCAAACCTCTCTGGGATTGACCACGCAGCAAGTAACACATTCAATAACAAtggcaacaacaaccaccaaattttcaacCCAAACCTAGCCAACCCAGACCAATTGGAGAATTCGTACCTGGTGTTGAATGATGAGTTTTGGTCGAATTTATTGAGTACGGATTCTACAGATAGAATAAACTTTTGCAGTAATAACACCAATTGGAATCAGATGAAAGATGAGGTATTTTTTATGGATTAG